A section of the Eublepharis macularius isolate TG4126 chromosome 1, MPM_Emac_v1.0, whole genome shotgun sequence genome encodes:
- the ACKR1 gene encoding atypical chemokine receptor 1, translated as MGNCFFVDQGLSLDIAELEDLLLFYEQNYSYLDEYTNSTLPEPCHDHYCSVFEDHVPAFLITLSILGLLSNVALGVALAKFPRLWDQHGPSKTVLSLMTVAAGIFAVSLPAFAVEWRFGDTFCKTAHVMRYGALFAQGLSVAGNSCLLLRASPSWLFPMALWLVGFLFSVPTAMISNSGDGKWAVCALSSEAKLYPWSMAHTIICLADFLLLPVFLGLAKLTSRCCECNRRPHIDLTWLFYLFWAPYGVAMILKTLVQEQLLRPSCHLQEALNYFLGLSEGLGMLHCALCPLFLMGEAICHQKTARAGKR; from the coding sequence GACCAAGGCTTAAGCCTGGACATCGCAGAGCTTGAGGACCTACTGCTGTTCTACGAGCAGAATTACTCGTACCTTGATGAGTACACCAACAGTACCCTTCCTGAACCATGCCACGACCATTACTGCTCTGTCTTCGAAGACCACGTTCCAGCGTTCCTGATAACACTGAGCATCCTAGGACTGCTGAGCAACGTGGCCCTTGGCGTGGCCCTGGCCAAGTTCCCCCGCCTTTGGGATCAACACGGCCCGAGCAAAACCGTTCTCTCCTTAATGACGGTGGCCGCTGGCATCTTTGCCGTCAGCTTGCCAGCTTTTGCGGTGGAGTGGAGGTTTGGGGACACCTTTTGCAAGACAGCTCATGTGATGCGGTACGGGGCCCTCTTTGCTCAGGGGCTGTCGGTGGCCGGGAACTCATGTCTCCTTCTCCGGGCTTCCCCCAGTTGGCTGTTTCCCATGGCACTCTGGCTCGTGGGGTTCTTGTTCTCAGTGCCCACTGCCATGATCAGCAATTCAGGTGATGGAAAATGGGCTGTTTGTGCCCTGAGCTCCGAAGCCAAGCTGTACCCCTGGTCCATGGCCCACACCATCATCTGCCtggctgattttcttctcctccctGTGTTCCTGGGTTTGGCCAAGCTAACTTCGAGGTGCTGTGAATGCAACCGGCGCCCGCATATCGACCTCACCTGGCTTTTTTACCTCTTCTGGGCACCATATGGAGTGGCTATGATCTTGAAGACTCTGGTTCAGGAACAGCTGCTTCGCCCTAGTTGCCATTTGCAAGAGGCTCTCAACTACTTCCTGGGGCTATCAGAAGGACTGGGCATGCTCCATTGTGCCCTGTGCCCTCTCTTCCTCATGGGGGAAGCCATCTGCCACCAAAAAACTGCTCGAGCAGGAAAGCGCTGA